In Tuberibacillus sp. Marseille-P3662, the following proteins share a genomic window:
- a CDS encoding ArsR/SmtB family transcription factor, translating to MTENQYEHLDQETLFMVSQTFKALSDPTRIKILHLLFHRECSVNEIASELELTQSTVSHQLRFLKNLRLVQFRRSGASFYYSPDDDHVMNVLQATINHALHI from the coding sequence ATGACAGAGAACCAGTATGAACACTTAGATCAAGAAACGTTATTCATGGTTTCGCAAACCTTTAAAGCCTTATCTGATCCGACACGGATTAAAATTTTGCATTTATTGTTTCACCGAGAATGTTCCGTCAATGAAATTGCATCAGAACTGGAACTGACACAGTCTACTGTCTCGCATCAGTTGCGGTTTTTAAAAAACTTGCGTCTCGTCCAATTTCGACGATCAGGAGCCTCCTTTTATTATTCCCCTGATGACGACCATGTCATGAATGTTTTACAAGCCACGATTAATCATGCCCTGCATATTTAA
- a CDS encoding ATP-dependent Clp protease ATP-binding subunit has translation MQCDNCQQNPAVVDLTIQMNQQQQNLSLCETCYKQLRQQSKFPAGMGGHFSSIDDLLKQMMQQNAGMNGGQQGTKQAQSQSGQGGGGLLDELGKNLTDAAKAGLVDPVIGRDQEVERVIETLNRRNKNNPALIGEPGVGKTAIAEGLALRIADGNVPNKLKNKSIYLLDVNSLVAGTGVRGQFEERMKQLVSELQERKNAIVFIDEIHQIVGAGSAEGSSDAGNILKPALARGDIQVIGATTLNEYRKIEKDAALERRFQPVMVNEPTVDQAVEILKGLQENYEKYHDVKYDDDVLRACVTLSNRYIQDRFLPDKAIDLMDEAGSKINLLNASEATDDVEARLEQIAAEKEQATQNEEYERAAKLRDEELQLQEQLKDSKGEHENNHQKAAVDIETVQKIVEGKTGIPVRKLQRDEQEKMKNLADRINANVIGQDEAVQKVAKAIRRNRSGFRKKHRPIGSFLFVGPTGVGKTELSKTLAEEMFGDPEAMIRLDMSEYMEKHSVSKLIGSPPGYVGHDEAGQLTERVRRQPYSIILLDEIEKAHPDVQHMFLQIMEDGRLTDSQGRTVSFKDTVIIMTSNAGSASVKKITVGFGNAEEEEPQADVINNLSAYFRPEFLNRFDGIVQFRQLSQDNLIKIVDLMMEEVYDAAHEQGVNIELTNAAKDKIAELGYNPQFGARPLRRVIEEKVEDGIADLMLQKGDITNVKVDAADDDIVVTEA, from the coding sequence ATACAATGTGATAATTGTCAACAGAACCCTGCCGTAGTTGATTTAACGATTCAAATGAATCAGCAACAACAAAACCTAAGTCTATGTGAGACATGTTATAAACAACTAAGACAACAAAGCAAATTTCCGGCAGGCATGGGTGGTCATTTTTCATCCATCGATGATCTCTTGAAACAGATGATGCAACAGAATGCCGGTATGAACGGCGGACAGCAAGGTACGAAACAAGCCCAAAGCCAGTCTGGTCAAGGCGGCGGAGGTTTATTGGATGAGTTAGGTAAAAACTTAACCGATGCTGCTAAAGCAGGGTTAGTTGATCCAGTGATCGGACGCGATCAAGAAGTCGAACGTGTCATCGAAACACTCAATCGCCGTAACAAAAACAATCCGGCCTTAATTGGTGAACCAGGTGTTGGTAAAACAGCAATTGCTGAAGGACTAGCCTTGCGCATAGCTGATGGCAACGTTCCAAATAAATTGAAGAATAAGAGCATCTATCTACTAGATGTGAATTCTCTCGTTGCCGGAACGGGTGTCCGTGGTCAATTCGAAGAGCGGATGAAGCAATTGGTTAGTGAATTGCAAGAGCGTAAAAACGCGATTGTTTTCATTGATGAGATTCACCAAATCGTTGGTGCAGGGTCAGCGGAAGGTTCATCCGATGCAGGTAATATTTTGAAACCAGCACTTGCACGCGGCGACATTCAGGTTATTGGCGCCACAACGCTTAATGAGTATCGAAAAATCGAAAAAGATGCTGCACTTGAACGTCGTTTTCAACCCGTCATGGTCAATGAACCAACGGTTGATCAAGCTGTGGAAATCCTTAAAGGACTTCAAGAAAACTATGAAAAATACCATGATGTCAAGTATGATGACGATGTACTGCGAGCCTGCGTCACCTTGTCTAACCGCTATATTCAAGACCGGTTTTTACCGGATAAAGCCATCGATCTTATGGATGAAGCGGGCTCGAAGATCAACCTTCTTAATGCATCTGAAGCGACGGATGATGTAGAGGCTCGTCTTGAACAAATTGCTGCGGAAAAAGAACAGGCAACGCAAAATGAAGAATATGAAAGAGCGGCTAAACTTCGTGATGAAGAATTGCAACTTCAAGAACAGTTGAAGGATAGCAAAGGCGAACATGAAAACAATCATCAAAAAGCCGCTGTGGACATCGAAACCGTCCAGAAGATTGTGGAAGGAAAAACCGGTATCCCAGTCCGGAAATTGCAGCGCGATGAACAAGAGAAGATGAAGAACTTGGCTGATCGGATTAATGCCAATGTTATTGGTCAAGATGAAGCGGTGCAAAAAGTGGCTAAAGCCATTCGCCGTAATCGTTCTGGCTTCCGGAAGAAACACCGTCCAATCGGCTCATTCTTGTTTGTGGGACCAACCGGTGTTGGTAAAACCGAATTATCCAAAACATTAGCTGAAGAAATGTTTGGTGATCCTGAGGCCATGATTCGCCTTGATATGAGTGAGTACATGGAGAAACATTCTGTCTCGAAACTGATCGGTTCGCCACCAGGATATGTTGGTCATGATGAAGCTGGTCAATTGACGGAACGTGTTCGCAGGCAGCCATACAGCATTATTCTTTTGGATGAAATTGAAAAAGCCCATCCTGATGTTCAACACATGTTCTTGCAAATCATGGAAGATGGCCGATTGACAGACAGCCAAGGTCGTACAGTCAGCTTCAAAGATACGGTCATTATTATGACAAGTAACGCTGGATCAGCAAGTGTGAAAAAGATTACCGTCGGCTTTGGAAATGCCGAAGAAGAAGAGCCGCAAGCCGATGTCATTAACAATCTTAGCGCTTACTTCCGTCCAGAGTTCTTAAACCGTTTTGACGGTATCGTGCAATTCCGTCAACTTTCTCAAGACAATCTTATCAAAATTGTTGATTTGATGATGGAAGAGGTCTATGATGCGGCTCATGAACAAGGTGTCAATATTGAATTAACCAACGCCGCAAAAGATAAAATTGCTGAACTCGGTTATAATCCACAATTTGGTGCTCGTCCATTGCGACGCGTCATCGAAGAAAAAGTCGAAGACGGCATCGCTGACTTAATGTTACAAAAAGGTGATATCACGAACGTTAAAGTTGATGCCGCTGATGACGACATTGTGGTTACAGAAGCATAA
- the uvsE gene encoding UV DNA damage repair endonuclease UvsE produces MPSSTLFRLGYVAMSVHLENSSPSQTMTYKRYNQLDDPAAARRRLEHIAQSNINNCLRLLKHNWAHDIHFFRLSSRLVPLATHEALADWDYMSAIQEPLQSLGAYAKEHQMRLDFHPDHFVVLNTPKKETLKASINILRYHRRLLMGMNLDSRHRCVLHVGGTYKDKPKALERFVTNWAYIPKDIQQMLMIENDDKSFTLLDGLYLSEKLGVPLVFDYHHHLANHDDPDWESHWPRIVDTWANSPLPLKMHISSPKSDQAFRSHADTVDADRFMHFVKAVNGSVPQIDCMIEAKKKDGALFQLITDLKKREDVEIVDGSSFYILS; encoded by the coding sequence ATGCCCTCATCTACGTTGTTCAGACTCGGTTACGTTGCGATGAGTGTCCATTTGGAAAACAGCTCACCCTCGCAAACGATGACGTATAAACGCTATAATCAGTTGGATGATCCAGCCGCTGCCCGACGGCGTTTGGAGCATATCGCACAGTCTAATATTAACAATTGTCTACGTTTATTAAAGCATAACTGGGCGCATGATATTCATTTTTTTCGTTTAAGTTCCCGGCTCGTCCCGTTAGCTACACACGAGGCCCTTGCTGATTGGGACTACATGTCAGCCATTCAGGAGCCGCTGCAATCATTGGGTGCTTACGCTAAAGAACACCAAATGCGCTTAGATTTTCACCCGGATCATTTCGTTGTTCTCAATACACCTAAGAAGGAAACATTGAAAGCATCCATCAACATTTTACGCTACCATCGACGATTGTTAATGGGTATGAACTTAGATTCAAGGCATCGTTGTGTCTTGCATGTCGGCGGTACTTACAAGGATAAACCCAAGGCCTTGGAACGGTTTGTGACAAACTGGGCGTATATTCCCAAAGACATTCAACAGATGTTAATGATTGAAAACGACGATAAGTCATTTACGCTGTTGGACGGCCTTTATTTAAGTGAAAAACTGGGTGTACCATTGGTGTTCGACTATCACCATCATCTCGCTAACCATGACGATCCTGACTGGGAAAGTCATTGGCCCCGAATTGTGGATACATGGGCTAACTCGCCCTTGCCGTTGAAAATGCATATCTCAAGCCCGAAAAGTGACCAAGCCTTTCGCAGTCACGCCGATACGGTTGATGCTGATAGGTTCATGCACTTTGTCAAAGCCGTGAACGGATCGGTTCCGCAAATTGATTGCATGATTGAAGCAAAGAAAAAAGATGGCGCTTTATTTCAGTTGATAACTGATTTGAAAAAGCGTGAAGATGTAGAAATTGTGGATGGTTCAAGTTTTTATATCTTATCCTAA
- a CDS encoding Cof-type HAD-IIB family hydrolase — protein sequence MNQIKLIALDMDGTLLNDQEEITEKNRQAIRGAQERGIYVVLSTGRSIATCREYADALQLSSYLVTVNGSEIWGDSGELVEQHSLPTDSILWMHELAERYLTNFWCVTTDKVWRNEFPDDVSLHQWLKFGFQTSDDQARTSVLRTLANRHQFEISNSNPTNIEVNAKGVNKANGLQSVCDRLNITMDHVLAMGDSLNDIAMINEAGYGIAMGNAQQDVKDAADGITGTNNNDGVAQAIYRWVL from the coding sequence ATGAACCAGATTAAGCTCATTGCTTTAGATATGGACGGAACGCTATTAAACGATCAGGAAGAGATAACGGAGAAGAATCGCCAGGCTATTCGTGGAGCTCAAGAACGGGGCATCTATGTTGTTTTAAGCACAGGGCGTTCAATCGCTACTTGCCGAGAATATGCCGATGCACTACAATTATCATCTTATCTCGTTACGGTTAATGGTAGCGAAATTTGGGGTGACTCTGGCGAATTAGTGGAACAACATTCGCTTCCAACTGATTCAATTCTATGGATGCATGAACTGGCAGAACGGTATCTTACAAACTTTTGGTGTGTCACAACAGACAAGGTATGGCGCAATGAATTTCCAGATGATGTGTCTCTTCACCAATGGCTCAAATTTGGATTTCAAACAAGTGATGATCAAGCGAGGACGAGCGTTCTCAGAACATTGGCTAACCGTCATCAGTTTGAAATTAGCAATTCTAATCCGACCAATATTGAAGTTAATGCAAAAGGTGTGAACAAGGCCAATGGATTACAATCAGTCTGTGATCGACTTAATATAACCATGGATCATGTCCTAGCTATGGGGGATAGTTTAAATGATATCGCGATGATCAATGAAGCAGGATATGGCATTGCTATGGGTAATGCCCAGCAGGATGTCAAAGATGCTGCTGATGGCATAACGGGGACGAATAATAATGATGGTGTTGCTCAAGCGATTTACCGATGGGTATTGTGA
- a CDS encoding alanine/glycine:cation symporter family protein — protein sequence MQVLTDIFHAINNVLWGSVMVIVLLGTGCYLTIRLRFLQVFKMPAMIKQVVGPLFKKNERQPSGMTSFQALATSIAAQVGTGNLAGVATAIASGGPGSIVWMWISSFLGMATIFSEAVLAQLFKVKSGNQAYGGPAFYISMGLNQRWLAGFFAVAVVLALGLIGNMVQSNSIAAAFSTAFPIRSSTIGILLVVFVGLIIFGGVNRIASVAEKVIPFMALFYIIGCIVILVMHVDALLPGIRLMINDAFSSEAAGGGLLGATVKEAIRYGISRGLFTNEAGMGSTPHAHAAADVNHPVEQGFVAMLGVLIDTLLICTLTALVIISTGAFTTDETSIALTQEGFMRGFGAFGQYFIAISLLFFSFTTILGWYYYGETNVRFLFGNRTVLYRCLVLGFVFIGTQLKIGLVWEIADTLNAFMILPNVMALLALSGLVAKTLKSYR from the coding sequence ATGCAGGTGTTAACAGATATTTTCCACGCCATTAATAATGTTTTATGGGGATCGGTGATGGTGATTGTCCTGCTTGGTACGGGATGCTATTTAACGATCCGGCTACGCTTTTTACAAGTCTTTAAAATGCCTGCGATGATAAAACAAGTTGTGGGTCCGCTTTTTAAGAAAAATGAAAGACAACCAAGCGGCATGACGTCATTTCAGGCATTAGCAACGTCGATTGCCGCGCAAGTCGGTACGGGTAACCTGGCAGGAGTAGCAACGGCGATTGCCAGCGGCGGTCCGGGGTCGATTGTTTGGATGTGGATCAGTTCATTTCTTGGTATGGCTACCATTTTTTCAGAAGCGGTTCTTGCGCAATTGTTTAAAGTGAAATCTGGTAATCAAGCTTATGGTGGTCCGGCCTTTTACATATCCATGGGACTTAATCAACGGTGGTTGGCTGGATTTTTTGCGGTGGCGGTTGTTCTCGCATTAGGACTCATTGGTAACATGGTTCAATCGAATTCAATTGCTGCTGCGTTTAGTACAGCTTTTCCCATACGATCTTCGACGATCGGAATTCTTCTTGTTGTTTTTGTTGGTTTGATCATTTTTGGTGGTGTTAATCGGATTGCTTCCGTGGCCGAGAAAGTGATCCCATTTATGGCGTTATTTTATATTATTGGATGTATTGTGATTCTAGTGATGCATGTAGATGCACTTTTGCCGGGGATTCGTTTGATGATTAACGATGCTTTCAGTTCAGAAGCTGCTGGCGGTGGCTTGCTTGGTGCAACGGTCAAAGAAGCAATAAGGTACGGCATTTCCCGTGGTTTGTTCACGAATGAAGCAGGGATGGGCTCCACGCCGCATGCCCATGCAGCGGCCGACGTGAATCATCCAGTTGAACAAGGCTTTGTCGCGATGTTAGGCGTACTTATTGATACATTGCTGATTTGTACCTTGACGGCATTGGTCATCATTTCCACAGGAGCATTTACAACCGACGAAACAAGCATTGCATTGACCCAAGAGGGCTTCATGCGCGGGTTTGGAGCATTCGGTCAATACTTCATTGCCATAAGCTTATTGTTTTTCTCGTTTACCACCATATTAGGCTGGTACTATTATGGGGAGACTAACGTTAGATTCTTATTCGGTAATCGAACGGTGTTGTATCGATGTCTTGTCCTTGGATTTGTCTTTATTGGTACTCAGCTGAAAATTGGATTGGTATGGGAAATCGCCGACACCCTTAATGCTTTTATGATCTTGCCAAATGTGATGGCTTTGTTGGCATTAAGTGGACTTGTAGCCAAAACATTAAAAAGCTACCGGTGA
- a CDS encoding UvrD-helicase domain-containing protein, translating into MSEQRFYQRPFGVKERPVPMAEVADTVHTSQIVQDHDTDAAYFRKLEESGVYLNPAQTEAVRYTEGPLLTLAGAGSGKTSVLVCRTGYLVSIQKVHPKNILLVTFTKKAAEEMKERIGGLPGLTEQMARSIQASTFHAFFLKLLRSRGYKQVILSNERYKQTIIKLILKEMGIVDAHEPETLLALFSYYKVNRMGTEQMPSKTTADKNVQSIFKRYEAWKRENNQWDFDDILCEAYQMLKQSPQLLQVLQERFRYIMVDEFQDTNTLQYELVKMLADSHQNLMVVGDDDQTIYSFNGAKSDIILNFDKIFSKVKTVTLDINYRSNVGIVGLGNDVIRTNKQRKSKILQATKQSHHVPQFFHPDTTDDEAKWIAEDIEAKVASGAYHYGDFAILHRTANNSRSMFEQLTLDELPFVHYSSVNQVFYEQWSVKPVIDHLRLSLNPRDLDAIESILPSLYINREKGIEFVRHQEAWTKKKYPLIHLQSFSRVKDFQKKKIEERIRLIKKLKEDQPVKAIRTIRDTFYDKFIEADEGQSLTMNKEVIKESLDELESSAKRFNTVSNFIAFIDDMIQKNEGMKNDRNDMSVDAVSLMTIHRAKGLEFPVVYVIGASEGILPHRSALEAGDMEDGVAWDQVTEALEEERRIAYVAITRAENELYIGSPAFYRGKKAAVSRFLCEAFGEPVQEKETDSRKTQNQRQPHHRRKDNHEKNKKVVAWVCTSSSCNGWQQITNHKETQIQEKECPICKSAMKQGEKWKA; encoded by the coding sequence ATGTCAGAGCAACGCTTTTATCAAAGGCCATTTGGGGTCAAAGAGCGACCGGTGCCCATGGCAGAAGTGGCTGATACTGTCCATACCAGTCAAATCGTTCAAGACCATGACACTGATGCCGCTTATTTTCGTAAGCTAGAAGAGTCGGGTGTCTATCTCAATCCAGCGCAAACTGAAGCCGTCCGTTATACTGAAGGGCCATTATTGACGCTGGCCGGTGCGGGTTCAGGGAAGACCTCCGTATTAGTTTGTCGTACGGGATATTTAGTGAGCATACAAAAGGTTCATCCCAAAAATATTCTTCTCGTTACGTTTACCAAGAAAGCTGCGGAAGAAATGAAAGAGAGAATCGGAGGATTGCCGGGATTAACGGAGCAAATGGCTCGGAGTATCCAAGCCAGTACATTCCATGCGTTTTTCTTAAAACTCCTTAGAAGCCGGGGTTACAAGCAAGTGATTTTAAGCAATGAACGCTACAAGCAGACCATTATTAAACTCATTTTAAAAGAGATGGGCATTGTCGACGCGCATGAACCGGAAACCCTTTTGGCGCTTTTTTCCTATTATAAGGTGAATCGGATGGGGACTGAACAAATGCCTTCTAAGACGACGGCTGATAAGAATGTTCAATCCATTTTCAAACGGTACGAGGCTTGGAAACGTGAGAATAACCAATGGGATTTTGACGATATCTTATGTGAAGCCTATCAAATGTTAAAGCAGTCGCCGCAGTTGCTGCAAGTTTTACAAGAGCGGTTTCGCTATATTATGGTTGATGAATTTCAAGATACGAATACTTTACAATATGAGCTTGTTAAAATGCTGGCCGACAGCCATCAAAATCTAATGGTCGTCGGTGATGATGACCAAACCATCTATTCATTTAATGGCGCCAAAAGCGATATCATCTTAAACTTTGACAAGATTTTTTCTAAGGTGAAAACGGTGACGCTCGATATTAATTATAGATCAAACGTGGGGATTGTTGGCCTTGGGAATGATGTGATTCGAACTAATAAACAACGAAAAAGCAAGATACTGCAAGCGACAAAACAAAGTCATCATGTTCCTCAATTTTTTCATCCGGATACGACAGATGATGAAGCCAAGTGGATCGCTGAAGATATCGAAGCTAAGGTCGCGAGCGGTGCTTATCATTACGGTGATTTTGCGATTTTACATAGAACCGCCAACAATAGCCGTTCTATGTTCGAGCAATTAACGCTCGACGAGCTCCCGTTCGTTCACTATTCATCGGTCAATCAGGTTTTCTATGAACAATGGAGCGTCAAACCGGTAATCGACCATTTAAGGTTATCACTCAATCCACGGGATTTAGACGCGATCGAAAGTATTTTACCAAGTTTGTATATTAATAGAGAAAAAGGTATTGAGTTTGTCAGACATCAAGAAGCCTGGACTAAGAAAAAATACCCGCTGATACATTTGCAGAGCTTCTCGCGGGTTAAAGATTTTCAAAAGAAAAAGATTGAAGAACGGATCCGTCTGATTAAAAAATTGAAGGAAGATCAACCCGTTAAGGCAATCCGCACGATTCGAGATACATTTTATGATAAATTTATCGAAGCGGATGAGGGGCAGTCGCTAACGATGAATAAAGAAGTCATCAAGGAATCGTTGGACGAACTGGAATCCTCAGCAAAACGGTTTAACACTGTTTCGAATTTTATTGCTTTCATCGATGATATGATTCAAAAAAATGAGGGTATGAAGAACGATCGTAACGATATGTCAGTTGATGCTGTTTCATTAATGACCATTCACCGGGCCAAGGGACTTGAATTCCCAGTCGTTTATGTGATTGGTGCGTCAGAAGGCATCTTGCCACATCGGTCCGCCTTGGAAGCTGGCGATATGGAAGACGGTGTGGCATGGGATCAAGTCACAGAAGCGCTTGAAGAAGAAAGGCGGATTGCTTACGTTGCGATCACTAGAGCTGAAAACGAATTATACATAGGTTCGCCCGCCTTTTATCGAGGAAAAAAAGCGGCCGTCTCACGCTTTTTGTGCGAAGCCTTTGGCGAACCGGTTCAAGAAAAAGAAACAGACTCTCGGAAGACCCAAAACCAGCGGCAGCCACATCATCGAAGAAAGGATAACCATGAGAAAAATAAGAAAGTTGTCGCTTGGGTGTGTACAAGCTCGTCTTGTAATGGCTGGCAGCAAATAACGAACCATAAAGAAACCCAGATTCAAGAAAAAGAATGTCCGATCTGTAAAAGTGCAATGAAGCAAGGGGAGAAATGGAAGGCTTAG
- a CDS encoding cytochrome c oxidase assembly protein, which translates to MRDYDSISDLSFVQMWSPVMIGILLFIGAIYIWSVHSYEKRHTVKLEKKGMKLFFFLAGLLAFYIAEGSPVKAIGHHFFFSVHMFSMSVIYFVFPPLLLAGLYEWMVIPVIRVTPVKFVLKILLKPLLAVSLFNLFLSFYHIPIFFDAIMSDMTYMILANIFLIFLAFIMWWVIIPPTDELGTIDNPKKLIYVFFASVLLTPACAMITFAPGMLYESVATEPVIWIMSRLEDQHTGGVVMKVMQEIVFIATFGYIFFKWFRQERETNKSNDLNPSTDALRPQLK; encoded by the coding sequence ATGCGTGATTATGATTCCATTTCTGATTTGTCCTTTGTCCAAATGTGGTCACCGGTTATGATTGGGATTTTACTCTTTATAGGCGCTATATATATATGGAGTGTCCATTCCTATGAAAAACGGCATACAGTGAAACTGGAAAAAAAAGGGATGAAATTATTCTTTTTTCTAGCGGGTTTGCTCGCATTTTACATAGCTGAGGGTAGCCCGGTTAAGGCGATTGGTCACCATTTCTTTTTCAGTGTTCATATGTTTTCGATGTCCGTCATTTATTTTGTTTTTCCACCGTTATTGCTTGCGGGCTTATATGAATGGATGGTCATCCCAGTCATTAGAGTTACGCCTGTTAAGTTTGTGTTAAAAATATTATTGAAACCGTTATTAGCTGTTTCCCTGTTTAATTTGTTCTTATCGTTTTATCATATCCCGATATTTTTTGATGCTATTATGAGCGACATGACCTATATGATTTTAGCGAATATCTTTTTAATCTTTCTTGCTTTCATCATGTGGTGGGTGATTATACCACCGACCGATGAACTGGGAACAATCGATAATCCTAAGAAGTTGATTTATGTCTTCTTTGCTAGTGTTTTATTAACACCGGCATGTGCTATGATCACATTTGCCCCAGGCATGCTCTATGAAAGTGTGGCTACGGAGCCGGTTATTTGGATCATGTCACGTTTGGAAGACCAACATACTGGCGGTGTCGTCATGAAGGTCATGCAAGAAATTGTGTTTATTGCAACTTTCGGTTATATCTTCTTTAAATGGTTCAGACAAGAACGAGAAACAAATAAGAGCAATGATTTAAATCCAAGTACAGACGCGCTTCGTCCACAATTGAAATAA
- a CDS encoding YrhK family protein, with protein MSSNKRNDPDLTVNVGEHQLIVHHRYEVLTIFNEVLLAITFTVGSICFLISKWEDIAAWLFLIGSIHMGIRPFLRMCRHIHLRKGRRNLAKHMSSR; from the coding sequence ATGTCATCCAATAAACGAAATGATCCGGACTTAACTGTCAACGTCGGTGAACATCAATTGATCGTTCATCACAGATACGAAGTTCTAACCATTTTCAATGAGGTCTTACTAGCCATCACGTTCACGGTTGGAAGTATTTGTTTTCTCATAAGTAAATGGGAAGACATTGCAGCATGGCTGTTTCTTATTGGAAGTATCCATATGGGCATACGCCCATTTTTAAGAATGTGTCGGCACATTCACTTGAGAAAGGGACGCCGCAATCTAGCTAAACATATGAGTAGCCGTTAG
- a CDS encoding hydrolase — MEALNLNLEETALIVIDLQKGIVGMGGQPYDNQDVVNNNKKLAEAFREKGGFVTLVHVDFHDGGDALQPITDQPSASGQSERPDDWTDMVPELGPESTDLIVTKRNWGAFFGTDLDLQLRRRGIKNIVLSGIATNIGVETTAREAFQRNYQQVFATDAMNALTKEEHDFTVSYMFPKMGRVRSTEDILNNL; from the coding sequence ATGGAAGCATTAAATCTTAATCTTGAAGAAACCGCGCTTATAGTGATCGATTTACAAAAAGGCATTGTTGGTATGGGTGGACAACCTTATGACAATCAGGATGTCGTCAACAATAATAAGAAGCTAGCTGAAGCTTTCCGTGAAAAAGGCGGGTTTGTCACTCTTGTTCATGTGGATTTTCATGATGGCGGAGATGCTTTACAACCCATCACGGATCAACCCAGCGCTTCAGGTCAATCTGAAAGACCTGACGATTGGACCGATATGGTCCCTGAACTTGGACCTGAATCCACTGATCTTATTGTCACCAAACGCAATTGGGGCGCCTTTTTCGGAACTGATCTAGATTTGCAATTACGGCGACGTGGTATCAAAAATATTGTCCTAAGTGGTATTGCGACAAATATTGGTGTGGAAACAACTGCTCGTGAAGCTTTCCAGCGGAACTATCAGCAAGTGTTTGCTACCGATGCGATGAATGCTCTGACCAAAGAAGAACATGACTTCACCGTATCATATATGTTTCCGAAAATGGGACGGGTGCGGTCAACTGAAGATATTTTAAACAACCTATAA
- a CDS encoding cation diffusion facilitator family transporter, whose protein sequence is MSHEHGHDHSHNANKKALLISFILIAAFMLVEVIGGFLTNSLALLSDAGHMLSDAVSLAVGLLAFKFGEKNADLNKTYGYKRFEILAALFNGIVLILISLYIIYEAYQRFLNPPDVASTGMLVVAIIGLIVNIAVAWILMQGESEENLNLRAAFLHVIGDLLGSVGAIIAALLILFFNWGIADPIASVVVAVLVLVSGWRVTRDACHVLMEGTPENVDIDAIINCVQSISGISKIHDLHVWSITSGQNALSCHAVVNENLTIRDGQEILRDVEHQLQHQGIGHVTIQLEDGSHPHKDSLTCEDSDQGHHEHDH, encoded by the coding sequence GTGAGTCACGAACATGGACACGATCATTCTCATAACGCGAACAAAAAAGCACTACTCATTAGTTTTATTCTTATTGCTGCATTTATGTTGGTTGAAGTTATCGGTGGGTTTTTGACAAATAGTCTAGCCTTGCTTTCTGATGCTGGTCACATGCTGAGTGACGCCGTTTCTTTAGCTGTGGGTCTATTAGCCTTTAAATTTGGTGAAAAAAATGCGGACCTAAATAAGACTTACGGTTACAAACGATTTGAAATATTAGCGGCGTTGTTTAATGGTATTGTTCTCATTTTGATTTCCCTTTATATCATTTATGAAGCTTATCAACGTTTTTTAAACCCGCCTGACGTTGCCAGCACAGGCATGTTAGTCGTGGCTATTATCGGACTGATTGTTAATATCGCTGTTGCATGGATTTTAATGCAAGGGGAATCCGAAGAAAATTTGAATCTCCGGGCAGCTTTTCTTCATGTTATCGGGGATTTGCTGGGGTCCGTCGGTGCGATTATCGCAGCATTATTGATTCTCTTTTTCAACTGGGGAATCGCTGATCCTATTGCGAGTGTGGTTGTCGCTGTCTTGGTATTGGTAAGCGGTTGGCGCGTGACGCGTGATGCTTGTCATGTTCTAATGGAAGGCACGCCGGAAAATGTTGATATCGATGCCATCATCAACTGTGTCCAGTCGATTAGTGGTATTTCCAAAATTCATGATTTGCACGTATGGAGTATTACAAGTGGTCAAAATGCTTTATCCTGCCACGCAGTAGTAAATGAAAATTTGACGATTAGAGATGGGCAAGAAATCCTTCGTGATGTTGAGCATCAATTGCAGCATCAGGGCATTGGCCATGTCACCATTCAATTAGAGGACGGTAGTCATCCGCACAAGGATTCCTTGACTTGTGAGGATAGCGATCAAGGCCACCATGAGCATGATCATTGA